One Bemisia tabaci chromosome 7, PGI_BMITA_v3 DNA window includes the following coding sequences:
- the LOC109038121 gene encoding uncharacterized protein isoform X1: MSTSKAQNKLMRALEQSLLACAKNDSSGASGATKRELAGLGHLLKKKDLSKQKRPDQQLYTVLKAKKDKEESYISMPSKKSEVECTKKEVKKSKRTPVDISALPVPSYSASSYSYPARTQTKPAPAPAPPPPVNQWNVRTGADLFVNPTSRLFSSGLDFEDEMELVLAESRRIAEQEDRLRSMYYEQHLASQVLEQQPQYYEAPPKDVPFSSRNDASIFYDDSEDTNRDIYADSNNDSGDEWQPVLNKSSTKARESLKSCAKSEKKIRESSTGTKVEESKVSVSTGAVPKAKSKSKKSKKESKKEVDFATIVETKLSEPQYPPKEQRVKKSKSSQKSRNTNSAETRLHNLGIDNDFGCYETETCQMNSIECRSLLETHQEDSEFDHPVEHHEEEHYNSDDNRPSEHYFEDYEEKHYNSDDNHPSEHYVEDYEDEPYDSEAEAEISDEIEQDHEFRTSPEPTLLDNEEDCFSEIETENYDFYPETSHVPVVTRESHPELFDPDNFIDYFGSSKDDEFLPFLKNLPAPIIKPACKFYQDNPPRPKIAVSKLRDILQTVQGAESSESRRNDCVSEEQKDESSSSGNIVDNEKDLSKRPRLPGSGRLKIPSRSFKPSNNQISNAEKLQRILSGTEGDELAENAASVAPDKTDSSKFSPLLEPIYEGKGASSIESNQGLNSHHLPEQNPVQALDLPESLIKALAEEIKKLNLPDSPDLHKNIQQIVEISLKDPSSSLSKLLAAQQAAKINGELPAETGVTAELHNNPPTVNSSIHSLPSNSGSSDSLPSADQITDSRNSKHHINNSIFQKTPQLSNNSCNHPYSQMTLNGGMEMSSYEIVNNQTTASHSDQWSPQDVPTNCAVPSISKHNYFSGNSEMTSTLSEEAIVHILKQTVVSVAGDSGIVFVNSVDFTNMLPILVKTIQNQVSNCADQELFVQSFAREFIFSSGVFSRTQPPPGFNAQTMDGQTTGSLPHSNIPDHINSTMYTSTPSALGAPYVVNAGQNNMPRDYYPPGLSVPSAMYNQFYTNINT, translated from the exons ATGTCCACCAGCAAGGCACAAAATAAGTTGATGAGAGCCCTCGAGCAGAGCCTGCTGGCTTGTGCAAAAAATGACTCTTCGGGAGCTAG TGGTGCCACAAAACGGGAATTGGCTGGACTGGGGCATTTACTCAAAAAGAAAGATCT CAGTAAACAGAAAAGACCCGATCAACAACTGTACACGGTCCTAAAAGCCAAAAAAGACAAGGAGGAAAGCTATATCAG catGCCTAGCAAAAAATCTGAAGTTGAATGCACAAAGAAAGAAGTTAAGAAATCTAAGCGGACGCCAGTGGACATATCTGCCTTGCCAGTTCCAAGTTACAGTGCATCATCTTACTCATATCCTGCCCGTACGCAAACAAAACCTGCTCCAGCTCCTGCCCCTC CGCCACCAGTGAATCAGTGGAATGTAAGAACTGGTGCAGATTTATTCGTAAATCCGACATCCAGACTTTTCTCATCCGGTCTGGATTTTGAGGATGAGATGGAATTAGTTCTTGCGGAGAGCAGGAGAATAGCAGAACAGGAAGATAGACTCCGCTCGATGTATTATGAGCAGCATTTAGCATCCCAGGTCCTAGAACAGCAGCCTCAGTACTATGAAGCTCCTCCCAAAGA tGTACCGTTCAGCAGCAGAAATGATGCCTCCATTTTTTATGATGACTCTGAAGATACAAACCGTGATATCTATGCGGATAGCAACAATGACTCTGGTGATGAATGGCAGCCAGTACTGAATAAGAGTTCTACGAAGGCTCGGGAGTCTCTAAAGAGCTGCGCTAAAAGCGAAAAGAAGATCAGAGAAAGTTCTACAGGCACTAAAGTAGAAGAATCCAAAGTCTCTGTTTCCACGGGTGCTGTGCCAAAAGCGAAGTCCAAAAGCAAGAAGTCTAAAAAGGAATCTAAGAAAGAAGTAGACTTTGCCACCATCGTAGAAACAAAACTTAGCGAGCCCCAATATCCTCCCAAAGAGCAGAGGGTAAAGAAGTCCAAATCTAGTCAGAAATCGAGGAACACTAATTCAGCTGAAACTAGACTTCATAATTTAGGAATCGACAATGACTTCGGCTGTTATGAAACTGAAACATGCCAGATGAATTCCATTGAATGTCGCAGTCTATTAGAAACCCACCAGGAAGATAGTGAATTTGACCATCCTGTTGAGCATCATGAGGAGGAACACTACAATAGTGATGATAATCGTCCCTCTGAACATTATTTTGAAGATTATGAGGAGAAACACTACAACAGTGATGACAATCATCCCTCTGAACATTATGTTGAAGATTATGAGGACGAACCATACGATTCTGAAGCTGAGGCAGAGATCAGTGATGAAATTGAGCAGGATCATGAATTCAGAACTTCACCAGAACCTACACTATTAGATAATGAAGAGGAttgtttttcagaaattgaaactgaaaattatgatttttatcCAGAAACAAGTCATGTTCCAGTTGTAACAAGGGAATCTCACCCAGAGTTGTTTGACCCTGACAATTTCATAGACTATTTTGGCTCTTCAAAGGACGATGAGTTTTTACCGTTTTTGAAGAATCTTCCTGCACCCATCATAAAACCTGCATGTAAATTTTATCAAGATAATCCACCTCGTCCCAAAATAGCTGTCAGTAAACTCAGAGACATCTTGCAGACCGTCCAAGGTGCAGAATCCTCAGAAAGCCGTCGTAACGACTGTGTCTCTGAAGAGCAAAAAGATGAAAGTTCCTCATCTGGAAATATTGTAGATAATGAAAAAGATCTCAGCAAAAGGCCCCGTTTGCCTGGATCTGGTCGGTTAAAAATCCCATCAAGGTCTTTTAAACCATCCAACAACCAAATCTCAAACGCTGAAAAACTGCAACGTATTTTGAGCGGCACGGAGGGAGACGAGTTGGCTGAAAATGCAGCTTCTGTTGCGCCTGACAAAACTGATTCCTCAAAGTTTTCTCCATTGTTAGAGCCAATTTATGAGGGAAAGGGTGCTTCATCAATTGAATCAAATCAAGGCTTAAATAGTCATCACTTGCCTGAGCAAAATCCCGTACAAGCATTAGATCTCCCTGAAAGCTTGATTAAAGCTCTAGctgaggaaattaaaaaattaaaccttcCAGATTCCCCTGATTTACATAAAAATATACAGCAGATAGTAGAGATATCCCTAAAAGATCCGTCATCGTCTTTGTCAAAACTGCTTGCAGCTCAGCAGGCGGCCAAAATTAATGGTGAGCTACCCGCTGAAACAGGTGTGACAGCCGAGTTGCACAATAACCCTCCTACTGTTAACAGTAGTATTCATTCATTGCCTTCTAATTCAGGTTCTAGTGATTCTTTACCAAGCGCAGACCAAATTACTGATTCACGTAACTCAAAGCATCATATTAATAactcaatatttcaaaaaacTCCACAACTTTCAAATAATTCATGTAATCATCCTTACAGCCAGATGACATTAAATGGTGGCATGGAAATGTCCTCTTATGAAATTGTTAACAATCAGACTACTGCTAGTCACTCTGATCAGTGGTCTCCGCAAGATGTTCCTACCAATTGTGCAGTTCCCTCTATTTCCAAACATAATTACTTCAGTGGAAATTCAGAAATGACTTCAACTCTAAGTGAAGAGGCAATAGTTCATATTTTAAAGCAAACAGTAGTATCTGTAGCAGGAGACAGTGGTATCGTTTTTGTAAACAGTGTTGATTTTACAAATATGCTCCCTATATTAGTTAAAACCATCCAGAACCAAGTTAGTAACTGCGCGGACCAAGAGCTCTTTGTTCAGTCATTTGCCCGTGAATTTATTTTCTCCTCTGGAGTTTTTAGTCGGACTCAGCCACCTCCAGGTTTTAATGCTCAAACTATGGATGGACAAACTACTGGCAGTCTACCACATTCAAACATTCCAGATCATATAAATTCAACCATGTACACCAGCACACCCAGTGCTCTAGGAGCTCCTTATGTCGTTAATGCAGGACAAAACAATATGCCCAGGGACTATTATCCACCTGGCCTCTCAGTTCCTAGTGCAATGTACAACCAATTTTACACCAACATCAATACATAG
- the LOC109038121 gene encoding uncharacterized protein isoform X2 gives MSTSKAQNKLMRALEQSLLACAKNDSSGASGATKRELAGLGHLLKKKDLKQKRPDQQLYTVLKAKKDKEESYISMPSKKSEVECTKKEVKKSKRTPVDISALPVPSYSASSYSYPARTQTKPAPAPAPPPPVNQWNVRTGADLFVNPTSRLFSSGLDFEDEMELVLAESRRIAEQEDRLRSMYYEQHLASQVLEQQPQYYEAPPKDVPFSSRNDASIFYDDSEDTNRDIYADSNNDSGDEWQPVLNKSSTKARESLKSCAKSEKKIRESSTGTKVEESKVSVSTGAVPKAKSKSKKSKKESKKEVDFATIVETKLSEPQYPPKEQRVKKSKSSQKSRNTNSAETRLHNLGIDNDFGCYETETCQMNSIECRSLLETHQEDSEFDHPVEHHEEEHYNSDDNRPSEHYFEDYEEKHYNSDDNHPSEHYVEDYEDEPYDSEAEAEISDEIEQDHEFRTSPEPTLLDNEEDCFSEIETENYDFYPETSHVPVVTRESHPELFDPDNFIDYFGSSKDDEFLPFLKNLPAPIIKPACKFYQDNPPRPKIAVSKLRDILQTVQGAESSESRRNDCVSEEQKDESSSSGNIVDNEKDLSKRPRLPGSGRLKIPSRSFKPSNNQISNAEKLQRILSGTEGDELAENAASVAPDKTDSSKFSPLLEPIYEGKGASSIESNQGLNSHHLPEQNPVQALDLPESLIKALAEEIKKLNLPDSPDLHKNIQQIVEISLKDPSSSLSKLLAAQQAAKINGELPAETGVTAELHNNPPTVNSSIHSLPSNSGSSDSLPSADQITDSRNSKHHINNSIFQKTPQLSNNSCNHPYSQMTLNGGMEMSSYEIVNNQTTASHSDQWSPQDVPTNCAVPSISKHNYFSGNSEMTSTLSEEAIVHILKQTVVSVAGDSGIVFVNSVDFTNMLPILVKTIQNQVSNCADQELFVQSFAREFIFSSGVFSRTQPPPGFNAQTMDGQTTGSLPHSNIPDHINSTMYTSTPSALGAPYVVNAGQNNMPRDYYPPGLSVPSAMYNQFYTNINT, from the exons ATGTCCACCAGCAAGGCACAAAATAAGTTGATGAGAGCCCTCGAGCAGAGCCTGCTGGCTTGTGCAAAAAATGACTCTTCGGGAGCTAG TGGTGCCACAAAACGGGAATTGGCTGGACTGGGGCATTTACTCAAAAAGAAAGATCT TAAACAGAAAAGACCCGATCAACAACTGTACACGGTCCTAAAAGCCAAAAAAGACAAGGAGGAAAGCTATATCAG catGCCTAGCAAAAAATCTGAAGTTGAATGCACAAAGAAAGAAGTTAAGAAATCTAAGCGGACGCCAGTGGACATATCTGCCTTGCCAGTTCCAAGTTACAGTGCATCATCTTACTCATATCCTGCCCGTACGCAAACAAAACCTGCTCCAGCTCCTGCCCCTC CGCCACCAGTGAATCAGTGGAATGTAAGAACTGGTGCAGATTTATTCGTAAATCCGACATCCAGACTTTTCTCATCCGGTCTGGATTTTGAGGATGAGATGGAATTAGTTCTTGCGGAGAGCAGGAGAATAGCAGAACAGGAAGATAGACTCCGCTCGATGTATTATGAGCAGCATTTAGCATCCCAGGTCCTAGAACAGCAGCCTCAGTACTATGAAGCTCCTCCCAAAGA tGTACCGTTCAGCAGCAGAAATGATGCCTCCATTTTTTATGATGACTCTGAAGATACAAACCGTGATATCTATGCGGATAGCAACAATGACTCTGGTGATGAATGGCAGCCAGTACTGAATAAGAGTTCTACGAAGGCTCGGGAGTCTCTAAAGAGCTGCGCTAAAAGCGAAAAGAAGATCAGAGAAAGTTCTACAGGCACTAAAGTAGAAGAATCCAAAGTCTCTGTTTCCACGGGTGCTGTGCCAAAAGCGAAGTCCAAAAGCAAGAAGTCTAAAAAGGAATCTAAGAAAGAAGTAGACTTTGCCACCATCGTAGAAACAAAACTTAGCGAGCCCCAATATCCTCCCAAAGAGCAGAGGGTAAAGAAGTCCAAATCTAGTCAGAAATCGAGGAACACTAATTCAGCTGAAACTAGACTTCATAATTTAGGAATCGACAATGACTTCGGCTGTTATGAAACTGAAACATGCCAGATGAATTCCATTGAATGTCGCAGTCTATTAGAAACCCACCAGGAAGATAGTGAATTTGACCATCCTGTTGAGCATCATGAGGAGGAACACTACAATAGTGATGATAATCGTCCCTCTGAACATTATTTTGAAGATTATGAGGAGAAACACTACAACAGTGATGACAATCATCCCTCTGAACATTATGTTGAAGATTATGAGGACGAACCATACGATTCTGAAGCTGAGGCAGAGATCAGTGATGAAATTGAGCAGGATCATGAATTCAGAACTTCACCAGAACCTACACTATTAGATAATGAAGAGGAttgtttttcagaaattgaaactgaaaattatgatttttatcCAGAAACAAGTCATGTTCCAGTTGTAACAAGGGAATCTCACCCAGAGTTGTTTGACCCTGACAATTTCATAGACTATTTTGGCTCTTCAAAGGACGATGAGTTTTTACCGTTTTTGAAGAATCTTCCTGCACCCATCATAAAACCTGCATGTAAATTTTATCAAGATAATCCACCTCGTCCCAAAATAGCTGTCAGTAAACTCAGAGACATCTTGCAGACCGTCCAAGGTGCAGAATCCTCAGAAAGCCGTCGTAACGACTGTGTCTCTGAAGAGCAAAAAGATGAAAGTTCCTCATCTGGAAATATTGTAGATAATGAAAAAGATCTCAGCAAAAGGCCCCGTTTGCCTGGATCTGGTCGGTTAAAAATCCCATCAAGGTCTTTTAAACCATCCAACAACCAAATCTCAAACGCTGAAAAACTGCAACGTATTTTGAGCGGCACGGAGGGAGACGAGTTGGCTGAAAATGCAGCTTCTGTTGCGCCTGACAAAACTGATTCCTCAAAGTTTTCTCCATTGTTAGAGCCAATTTATGAGGGAAAGGGTGCTTCATCAATTGAATCAAATCAAGGCTTAAATAGTCATCACTTGCCTGAGCAAAATCCCGTACAAGCATTAGATCTCCCTGAAAGCTTGATTAAAGCTCTAGctgaggaaattaaaaaattaaaccttcCAGATTCCCCTGATTTACATAAAAATATACAGCAGATAGTAGAGATATCCCTAAAAGATCCGTCATCGTCTTTGTCAAAACTGCTTGCAGCTCAGCAGGCGGCCAAAATTAATGGTGAGCTACCCGCTGAAACAGGTGTGACAGCCGAGTTGCACAATAACCCTCCTACTGTTAACAGTAGTATTCATTCATTGCCTTCTAATTCAGGTTCTAGTGATTCTTTACCAAGCGCAGACCAAATTACTGATTCACGTAACTCAAAGCATCATATTAATAactcaatatttcaaaaaacTCCACAACTTTCAAATAATTCATGTAATCATCCTTACAGCCAGATGACATTAAATGGTGGCATGGAAATGTCCTCTTATGAAATTGTTAACAATCAGACTACTGCTAGTCACTCTGATCAGTGGTCTCCGCAAGATGTTCCTACCAATTGTGCAGTTCCCTCTATTTCCAAACATAATTACTTCAGTGGAAATTCAGAAATGACTTCAACTCTAAGTGAAGAGGCAATAGTTCATATTTTAAAGCAAACAGTAGTATCTGTAGCAGGAGACAGTGGTATCGTTTTTGTAAACAGTGTTGATTTTACAAATATGCTCCCTATATTAGTTAAAACCATCCAGAACCAAGTTAGTAACTGCGCGGACCAAGAGCTCTTTGTTCAGTCATTTGCCCGTGAATTTATTTTCTCCTCTGGAGTTTTTAGTCGGACTCAGCCACCTCCAGGTTTTAATGCTCAAACTATGGATGGACAAACTACTGGCAGTCTACCACATTCAAACATTCCAGATCATATAAATTCAACCATGTACACCAGCACACCCAGTGCTCTAGGAGCTCCTTATGTCGTTAATGCAGGACAAAACAATATGCCCAGGGACTATTATCCACCTGGCCTCTCAGTTCCTAGTGCAATGTACAACCAATTTTACACCAACATCAATACATAG